TTGGTGGTGCATAGTCTTTTTTTTGGGAGGGGGCTGTTGTATATatttatttttctttcctgGGGGATTGCACTCTTTTTATTCTCTAGATCTCTTTTGTGATATTTTAATGTAACTATCTATTCATTTATAGTATACAAAATGAGCGCTGATTGGCTACCCCTGTCAACCAATCATAATCCGCAGCTGAGTCTCGGTCTCGTCACTGATTTCCACATGGTTTCGATCTCAACTCTCTCACACTTGACTTCAACATAACACTCGACTCCCAATCTACTCAACCCCCCCTACCCTCTCCCATTATCCCCCAACAATGGCCGAACCCGACGCCTCCGTCAACAACTTTCCCCAAGACCCCTCCGACTTCGACTCCAACCCGCGCATATCCTTCTCCAAGCTCGACGACAAGTACATCCTGGAAACAGAGGACGGGAATGAGTTCGAATGGGATACCGCGCTGAAGCGGTGGATTCAAACGGTGCGCCGTGTTTTATGCTCCGGTGGTTGGAGGGAACAGATGAGTTAACTGGAATAACTGCAGCTCGACGAAGACCTCCTCCGCAAACAACAAGAAGCATACAAAGTCGAAGGCGTCGACGAGAACGAGCAGATCACAGCGCAgcagttgaagaagaagcggaaACAGCAGGCTCTCGACGTACGTACCGCCACCCTTACCCTCCGCCCCGAGTCTTAACAAAAGTTATCTAACAAGCACGCCAGGATGAATCCCAAAAAGCCAAAAAACAACGCACCAACACCGCCGTCTACGTAACCTCTCTCCCCCTCGATGCCACTTTCACCGAAATTCGCGACCTCTTCTCGAAATGCGGCGTGATCGCAGAGGAAATCGACAGCGGGCGCGAACGCATCAAGATGTACACGGACGATAACGGGGCTTTTAAGGGTGAAGCACTAGTTGTATATTTTCGCCCTGAGTCTGTGAACCTCGCAATTCAGATGCTTGATGACTCGGATTTTCGACTCGGGCAGACGGGACCGACGGGGCTGATGAGGGTGCAGGCTGCGGATTTCTCGTTTAAGAGTCAGCGCGAGGCGCCGGTGCAGAGTAATAATAGGGATAAGAAGAAGATCATCGCGAGGACGCAAAAATTGAACAGGTATGTCCACTTGGGTTCTAGGTTGGGATGTGGGTTTTGCTTACCTTGGCCAGCAAACTGGCGGACTGGGACGACGACGACCCTTCGATAATGGCGAATACGAGCTCGAAGTTAGAAAAGGTTGTTATTCTTAAGCACATGTTTACACTGGAGGAGATAAAGGAGGACCCCGCCGCTATCCTCGACATCAAAGAAGACATCCGCGACGAATGCTCCAAACTCGGCGAAATAACCAACGTGGTCCTCTACGACAAAGAACCAGAGGGTGTGGTCAGTGTGCGCTTTCAAGATCCTGAAGCTGCGAGAGCTTGTATTCAGGTCATGGATGGCCGCTACTTCGCCGGCACCCGCGTCGAAGCATACGTCTCATCCGGAAAAGAAAAGTTCAAGAAAAGTAACGAGAAGCGCGAGGCACTGGAGGACATGGCTGAACGCGGCCTTGATGcaaaagatgaagaggaggaatcCAGACTGGATGAGTTTGGGACGTGGTTGGAAAGTTCGCATGTTGTTGAGAATACGGCCAAGTAGCTTTATCCCAGGTGGATTGTATAGTAAATCATGTATCTTATTAATGTGAATCATCTAGTTAGCTCTACGATTATAACACTCAAGAAGGACCACGTACAACTACGAGAAAAGAATCCCAGTAAGTCGTGTATTCAATCTAGCACGCTCGTGTGTCTACCAAACAAAAACAACAAGCCAAAGCTCATAAACCCAACCACAACCAGAAATACAACCAAAAACAACAAATGAAAAATCACAAACGAAAATACCATCCTCAATGCCGTCTCCCTCCCTCGTTGCTACTTCCACCCCTCCACAAGCTTCCCCTCCACAACCCCCGCAAGCCCCTCCAACGACTTCTGCGCACTCATCAGGTCCAAGAACGGAATATCCACCTTGAACACAGTATAAAACCACGTCCGGAACTCCGACGCAATCATGCTATCCaccccgaactgcggcagcGCCTTGCGCTCATCGATCTGCTCCAACGGCATGAGGATCAGGTTCGAGAAGCGCTTCTTGATGAGTCGCAGGATAGCAGCGTTCAGCGACTCGGCGTCTGCCTCAGAGGCAAAGATCGATGTCGCCGTGCCGGGGAGCGCTTTAAACCATGGTGCTGCGGTGGTggggctgttgttgttggagctggaggatgaggaggtggAGTTCTGCTCGTCGAGGACTTCTTGCTCCGCCGCGAGCGAGGCAGCTAGGATCGCGGCGCGGGCTTCGGTTAGTACGCCGTGGTTGGACACGTCGAAGCCGCGGGCTTTGAGTTGGCGTACGCCTGCTGGCTCCAGGCCTGTAAGGAGGTGGGCTTGGCCTGGTTGGTGGGCCGCCTCGCTGAGGAGGGCGAGGTCCAAGACTTGGAGGAATTCGTCCTCGTTGAGGGGTTGAATACCTTTTCGGAGGAGAAGGGCTTCGATGTCCGGGTTCTCGTGGAGGTATCCGACCTCCGAGATCATACCTAGGCCGACCGCGACGGCGGGTTTACCTTGCGAGCGGCGCCAGCGGGCGAAAGCGTCGAGGAAGCCGTTGGCCGCGCAGTAGTTGCTCTCCGTAGCTGTCCCGACGGTTCCCGAAACGGAGGAGGTGAGCAGGAAGAAGTCCAACGCGTCGTCGTGGTCCTGCAGCGCGTTGTGCAGGTTCCATGTGCCCTGCCACTTAGGGTCGATGCCCGTGTGCCATGCCTCGTTGGGCATGCGGGTAAAGAGCGCCTCGTGTAGGCCCATGGCTGCTTGGACAACACCTCCGATTTGTCGGCCCGTGGCGAGACAGGCTGCCACGGCGGCTGTCACGTCCGCGGCCCTGGAGACGTCGCCGCGGACGACGTCGACGTTGGCGCCGGCAGATTGAAGACGCGAGACGAGCTGTTGGGCGCTGGGCTTGTCGGCGCCGGAACGGCCAAGGAAGACGAAGTGGCGGGCACCCCGGGACATCATCCAGCGACTAAGACTGCGTCCTAGACCACCAAGACAACCGATGAGCAGGTAGACCTTCTCAGGGTCGAAGACGGAGAGGTAGGATGCGGGCACGACCTATAGATAGATTAGCAGGGGGCTACACTGTACTAGTAGGCGATACTGACCGGAATCCGAGCCTGAGGGTTCTCCAGAGATATAACAATCTTGCCAATACGGTCATGCTGCGTAAAGGTTCGGTATGCCTGTGTAATCTCGCTAACCCCAAACACCTTAATCGGCGGAGCCTGGATATCGCCCGCGCGGTAGAGCTCAATAACTTGACCCATCAATCCATCCCAAACAGCGCGGTTATGGGGCTCCTCGGCATAGAAGAACTCGGACAAGTCGAAGGCACTAAATGTGCAGCTCCGGAGGAAGACACGCATGTCTAGCTTCCCGGCATCAACCAGCTCGCGCTTGCCCACTTCAACAAAGCGTCCAAAGGTCGCCAGGCACGCCCAGCTAGCGTGCAGAAGATCGCCGGCGAGCGAGTTGAGCACTACGTCAACACCCCGACCGTTAGTAACCTCCAGAATGCCCTCAACGAAAGAGGCATCACGCGAGTTGAAAATGTGTGCATCGGGTACGCCAAGCTCGTTGACCAGGTACTCGCGCTTTTTCTTGGAGCCGGCAGTCGTGTAGACGACGGCGCCTCTCTTCTGGGCCAGGGTGATAGCTGCGAACCCAAGACCGCCAGAGCCCGCGTGTATCAAGACCGATTCGCCTGCGCGCAGGTGTGCAAGCTGGTTGAAGGCATACAGCGCCGTGCCATACACCGTAACAAGTGTAGACATTACGGTGAGCTCTTCGTGGTCGAGCAGCTTGTGCACACTTCCGGCTGGCACCCGCTCCGTCGTGGTGAAGTGGTTAGGCGCCCAGGCGACGACGCGGTCGCCGACGCTGAGATGCTCAACACCCTCACCAATGGCAGTGACAACACCACTGAAATCAAGGGCGGTGGTGCGGTTGCGCGTTTCCACGCGGCCGGCGAGGGCGTATACGTCCTTAGCGTTGAGGCCCACTGCCTTGACTTGAACATCAACATAGCCTGCTCCCGGGGTTGTTTTTGCCGTCGTTGAAGACAGCTGCTGGAAGAACATGCTATCTGTCGCTCCGGGCCTTCCAATTGACAGACGGGCGATACCGGCTGTCGCGAGCGTCTGCTTTTCCAAGGACTCCAAGGGCTCTAGTCGCCGGCGGAAGAGCGAgttgacatcctcatcagGGCCGAACCTGCTGACATGAAGGATACCGTCGCGTTGGATGAACTCACTGtcatccttctcctggtTGATCACCAGCGCTCTCAGGGCGTTCTCACATGTGCCAATGGCGTTAGTAGTAGACGACAACAGCGACACCGGCCCAATGTCCAGAACTGAATATCGCAGCGCCGGCTGCTCCAGCATCAGGGCACGTGAGAGACCATTCGACAGAGTCAAATTAGGGTCCGGGACGCTGCCTAGCATGTTTGCACCTGTGACCCAAAGCAGGTCCTTGACGACATCGGTAATAGCCCGGAGACGGTCCATGTCCTCGGGGCTTATGGTGGCGAGGAACTCGCGCTCTGTCTCCAGCAGTGAGATGCTGATATCATTCTCCGCGATATCAGTAGTGTCAATCCGGTCGAGCGGGACGATGCTTGCGAGAGCTACGCCTGCGTGGTCGCGCAAGTAAGCTGCCAGCGTGTTGGCGAACTCCGCCACGGTCGATGAGGGATTCCGGCCGAGCACAATCAGGGCATTTCG
This Aspergillus chevalieri M1 DNA, chromosome 3, nearly complete sequence DNA region includes the following protein-coding sequences:
- a CDS encoding U2 snRNP complex subunit CUS2 (COG:A;~EggNog:ENOG410PJNH;~InterPro:IPR000504,IPR035979,IPR034393,IPR034392, IPR012677;~PFAM:PF00076;~antiSMASH:Cluster_3.3;~go_function: GO:0003676 - nucleic acid binding [Evidence IEA];~go_process: GO:0000398 - mRNA splicing, via spliceosome [Evidence IEA]), with translation MAEPDASVNNFPQDPSDFDSNPRISFSKLDDKYILETEDGNEFEWDTALKRWIQTLDEDLLRKQQEAYKVEGVDENEQITAQQLKKKRKQQALDDESQKAKKQRTNTAVYVTSLPLDATFTEIRDLFSKCGVIAEEIDSGRERIKMYTDDNGAFKGEALVVYFRPESVNLAIQMLDDSDFRLGQTGPTGLMRVQAADFSFKSQREAPVQSNNRDKKKIIARTQKLNSKLADWDDDDPSIMANTSSKLEKVVILKHMFTLEEIKEDPAAILDIKEDIRDECSKLGEITNVVLYDKEPEGVVSVRFQDPEAARACIQVMDGRYFAGTRVEAYVSSGKEKFKKSNEKREALEDMAERGLDAKDEEEESRLDEFGTWLESSHVVENTAK